A single region of the Streptomyces sp. AM 4-1-1 genome encodes:
- a CDS encoding HhH-GPD-type base excision DNA repair protein, translating into MTHSDHAKDGNHGKGVTVRIAQRPEADELLGRSPLAALIGMLLDQQVPMEWAFTGPYTLAQRMGGADPDARVIADHDPEAFTALFTTKPALHRYPGSMAARVRKLCQFLVAEYDGDASAVWNGVGSGAELLERLKELPGFGVQKAQIFLALLGKRFGVRPPGWREAAGPYGEPGSHRSVADITGPESLAAVRAHKQEAKREAREAARRTAEQATARATEQAGRT; encoded by the coding sequence ATGACCCACAGCGATCACGCCAAGGACGGAAACCACGGCAAGGGCGTCACCGTGCGGATCGCCCAGCGGCCCGAGGCGGACGAACTGCTCGGCCGCAGTCCGCTCGCCGCGCTGATCGGGATGCTGCTGGATCAACAGGTGCCGATGGAATGGGCGTTCACCGGTCCGTACACGCTCGCCCAGCGCATGGGCGGCGCCGATCCGGACGCGCGCGTGATCGCCGATCACGACCCGGAGGCATTCACCGCCCTCTTCACCACCAAGCCCGCCCTGCACCGCTATCCCGGCTCGATGGCCGCACGGGTGCGGAAGCTCTGCCAGTTCCTGGTGGCGGAGTACGACGGGGACGCGAGCGCGGTCTGGAACGGCGTCGGGAGCGGGGCCGAACTGCTGGAACGCCTGAAGGAACTGCCCGGGTTCGGCGTCCAGAAGGCGCAGATCTTCCTGGCCCTGCTCGGCAAACGGTTCGGGGTCCGCCCGCCGGGCTGGCGGGAGGCGGCAGGGCCGTACGGGGAGCCGGGCTCGCACCGCTCGGTCGCGGACATCACCGGGCCGGAATCGCTCGCGGCGGTACGCGCCCACAAGCAGGAGGCCAAGCGCGAGGCCCGGGAGGCGGCCCGGCGAACCGCCGAACAGGCCACCGCACGGGCCACCGAACAGGCGGGCCGGACATGA
- a CDS encoding M28 family peptidase gives MTAPEPGTIRTTTGPHAAPGSRTNPEPGTRRATAAGRALAVVTATALTVPLLLGATTPPAPVAGDPAKNAKNLARLLVRDSTAQGAYRHLRMFQAIADSSDGHRAAGTLGHDASAAYVYRQLKEAGYQVSYDTFDFTYTETLAEKLSVAPPRSLDLTVKAMTYTASTPEGGIKAPLVAVPTDATTGCEAADYTAATTPTTATATATARTVRAAGSVKGAIALIKRGGCPFAQKQAAAATAGAVGALIYNNADGDLSGTLGSPEAGRVPTGGLSRAAGEKLLTELADGPVTVALEIRERRERRTTRNVVAETRGGDPARTVMLGAHLDSVAEGPGINDNGSGSAGLLEVALRLAGAGAFPAPAHKVRFAWWSAEENGLKGSEAFVRKLTADQRKRIALYLNFDMVASPNAAQFVLRGGATGPKGSDRLERDIGDFLDRRGTPHEGTAFDGRSDYGPFVEAGIPSGGTDTGAEGVKTTTQAKVYGGTAGKAYDPCYHAACDKLDNLDLTSLETNIDVMANAVGTYAHELPFPPR, from the coding sequence ATGACCGCCCCCGAACCCGGCACCATCCGCACCACCACCGGGCCCCACGCCGCACCAGGGTCCCGCACCAATCCCGAGCCCGGCACTCGCCGCGCCACCGCCGCCGGTCGGGCCCTCGCCGTGGTCACCGCCACGGCGCTGACCGTCCCACTCCTCCTCGGAGCCACCACACCACCCGCGCCCGTCGCCGGGGACCCCGCGAAGAACGCGAAGAATCTGGCACGCCTTCTCGTACGGGACAGCACCGCCCAGGGCGCGTACCGCCATCTGCGGATGTTCCAGGCGATCGCCGACTCCTCGGACGGTCACCGCGCGGCCGGAACGCTCGGCCACGACGCCTCCGCCGCGTACGTCTACCGGCAGCTCAAGGAGGCGGGTTACCAAGTCTCGTACGACACCTTCGACTTCACGTACACCGAAACGCTCGCCGAGAAGCTGTCCGTCGCCCCGCCCCGCTCCCTCGACCTCACCGTCAAGGCGATGACGTACACCGCGTCGACCCCGGAGGGCGGGATCAAGGCCCCCCTGGTCGCCGTACCCACCGACGCCACCACAGGCTGCGAAGCCGCCGACTACACGGCCGCCACCACCCCCACCACAGCCACAGCCACAGCCACAGCCAGGACCGTCAGGGCCGCCGGAAGCGTCAAGGGTGCGATCGCCCTCATCAAGCGCGGCGGTTGCCCGTTCGCCCAGAAACAGGCCGCCGCCGCGACCGCGGGCGCGGTCGGCGCGCTCATCTACAACAACGCCGACGGCGACCTCTCCGGCACCCTCGGCTCTCCCGAAGCGGGGCGCGTCCCGACCGGCGGGCTCTCCAGGGCGGCGGGCGAGAAGCTGCTCACCGAACTGGCGGACGGACCGGTGACGGTGGCGCTGGAGATCCGCGAACGGCGCGAACGGCGCACCACCCGCAACGTCGTCGCGGAGACCCGGGGCGGCGACCCCGCGCGGACCGTCATGCTCGGCGCGCACCTCGACTCGGTGGCCGAGGGGCCCGGGATCAACGACAACGGTTCCGGATCGGCCGGGCTCCTCGAAGTCGCCCTGCGGCTCGCCGGGGCCGGGGCCTTCCCCGCACCGGCCCATAAGGTGCGCTTCGCGTGGTGGTCGGCCGAGGAGAACGGCCTCAAGGGCTCGGAGGCCTTCGTCAGGAAGCTCACCGCGGACCAACGGAAGCGGATCGCGCTCTACCTCAACTTCGACATGGTCGCGTCCCCGAACGCCGCCCAGTTCGTCCTCCGCGGCGGGGCCACCGGCCCGAAGGGGTCCGACCGGCTGGAGCGCGACATCGGCGACTTCCTCGACCGGCGGGGCACCCCGCACGAGGGCACGGCCTTCGACGGACGCTCCGACTACGGCCCGTTCGTGGAGGCCGGCATCCCGTCCGGCGGTACGGACACCGGCGCCGAGGGCGTCAAGACGACCACCCAGGCGAAGGTGTACGGCGGCACGGCGGGGAAGGCGTACGACCCCTGCTACCACGCGGCCTGCGACAAGCTGGACAACCTGGATCTCACGTCCCTGGAGACGAACATCGACGTCATGGCGAACGCGGTGGGGACGTACGCCCACGAGCTGCCGTTCCCCCCACGCTGA